The segment CTTCTGATCTTTTAGGTGCTTACAAGAGTATTACAAATAGGAACAGGTAGGAAAAAATGTAGGACTATTTCAGCTTTACAGCCTCCTTATGAAAACATGAAATACCTGAAACAAGCaggcgtttttttttttaatctctgctgTGGAGTGCGACAGTGAAACAGTGAAGTACCGGCTAATAGTAAATGAACACTGGGTGAGGGGACTGGGTGCCTGACTTCTGTTTGGGGCTCTTGCTCTAACTAGCTGGTGACTTTTAGGTCTGTGTCCTCATCCCTCAGTTGTGCTAGGTGACCTTTATGGTCCTTCCTAATGCTGAAATTCTATGAATCTAGAGTTCATTTCTCTGGTTAACTAAAACAGTAGATCCCAGCCTTCAGCTGCTTTTGGGTAGTTTGAATAAAGTAaagaagggatttttaaaaaacgtaCAAACCAAAAGCTTTGAATTATTAAAACGTGAGGAATTATTTTTTGTGCAGAGTAGCAGTTTTCATACTGTCTTTATTTTGGAAGCTTAAAAAACTGGTAACTACTGAATGTCAGCTAATCTGTCCTATCACTAGTAGCTGCTCTCAATGACTATCTCTTTATAAATTCTAGTGGTTGCATTTAGATGCTATCTAGGGGATTATTTGATTTGGTAAAATGAGAGTGGTGCTGTTTTAGTGTATGAGTAATACCTAGCAAGGAGGCTGAGGATCTAAGATAGTTTGTGgttattaaaatttttcagaaaCTTTAGAGCAGCTATGACTAAGTTttctattttacttaaaataatctGTTTGGTGACAGCATTGCCAACATGAAAACTGTGCATCTCTTAACTTTTTGATAAAAGAACATCAAATATAAACAAGAGTATTGAAAATAGTTTAATGAACCTCCCTATACCTATCACCAGGCTTTGCCAATGATTAATTCATGGGCAGTCTAGTTTCGTGTTTCCCCCACCCACTGTCCCACTCCAACCCTGGATATTTCAGAGCAGTTCCCAGATATCATTATGTCATCCATAAACATTTCAGTATTATCTTATAAGGATTCTGTGTATATCTTCTGATATTTTAAGAAGTCTATTTGGAGAAATTATACTACGGTTTAGAATTTTGGTCAATAATGAAACAGTTGGcagttattttaaatgttatatgaTTTATTATATGTTAATATCCCATTTTGAAACTTTAGCCATTTTTTGGAAATACTtattgtattatttaaaaatatataactttattaATAGTTTAAAAACATGTAGCCTAAAGTTTGAGTACTttttttgtttaagaaaaatgaaatttagggccggccccatggcttagtggttaagtgcgcatgctccactgctggcagcccgggttcggatcccgggcgcgcaccgacacaccgcttctccggccatgctgaggctgcgtcccacatacagcaactagaaggatgtgcgactatgacatacaactatctgctggggctttggggaaaaaaaaaaggaggaggattggcgatggatgttagctcagagccggtcttcctcagcaaaaagaggaggattggcatggatgttagctcagggctgatcttcctcacaaaaaaaaaagaaaagaaaaatcaaatttctatttctttggtctgttttttatcttttcagataCGTGCTTTCCAGCATGCCTTCAGCACTAATGACTGCTCCAGGAATGTCTACATTAAGAAGAATGGTTTTACTTTACATCGAAACCCCATTGCTCAGAGCACTGATGGTGCAAGGACCAAGATTGGTTTCAGTGAGGGCCGCCATGCGTGGGAAGTGTGGTGGGAGGGCCCTCTGGGCACTGTGGCAGTGATTGGAATTGCCACAAAACGGGCTCCCATGCAGTGCCAAGGTTATGTGGCATTGCTAGGCAGTGATGACCAGAGCTGGGGCTGGAATCTGGTGGACAATAATCTACTACATAATGGAGAAGTCAATGGCAGTTTTCCACAATGCAACAATGCACCAAAATATCAGGTGAGAAACTGGATATTTTCTCAGATGTGGGCCTTTGTCAAATCATGacttaatttgttttaaatttacaaaatttgttagagctttttatgtctttttggtaatttttaaataaagactgTAACTGGCCTTTTTTGTTACTCTAATAATAATCTTTTAGTATCTCAGTATTTGTTTTCTAATACATATTTGACTTTGAGCAGTCCATCTTTGCTCTAaatcagaggttggcaaactttttctgtacagggccggatagtaaatattttaggctttgtggtccATATGATCTCTGTCATAACTATTCAATTCTTATTATAACACAAAAGCAGCTgtagataatatgtaaataaatgagcatagctgtgttccaataaaagctGTTTATGGCTGCAGGCCAAATTTGGCCCAGGGGCCTTAGTTTGCCAACTCATCTTCTAGATTTTCATCTTTCCTATATCATGGCATATCCAAATCTACTTTTTCTAGACATCTCACCGCCACAAATGCGCCTGTGTGCAGGTATACACATACTCACCCTCTGCTACTTATTAATCTGTTTGTGGATTCAAAGCCTCTGGAGGTGTCAGTGATTTCTATAAACACAGACAAGTTCAGGCAAACTACTgcacttttttattctttcatcttAGGCTTATGCCATACTCATTTGATTCTAGGGTCAAAATTATAATTCCTATTTGTAAAAGCTATATGATTACCATAGATTTAGCAGAGTCTaaaacaatctgaaaagactGTTAAAATACTCTGATGAGAAATTGGAAATTTTAAGGAATTAGAGATTGCGTATTTCGGTGGAACGTGTGGCCTGAAAGCTCTAGCCTCAATAATGACCTCAAGTCAGGCATACTAAAGTAGAAGAACTAAAAATATACCTCATTTCTTGAGGTATAAAAGCCTGGAAGGATTTTCTTTCATAGAATCCTTTCTTCACTGTCCTTTCAGGCTCTGCACTTACCCTAAGGAGAAGGGTGTTTGGACTTAATAATCATTGAAGATAAAGTCCTGTGACCAGCCTTGTGATGATTTTTAGTGAAAGTCCTTTAgtctttgtttttcagaaaacatactctgtatgatttcaatccttttaaatttattgcgaCTTATTTTATTCCCAGCATATGATTTATCTtgatgaatgttccatgtgtgcttggaaagaatgtatattctgttgttggatggaatattctataaATGACAGTTAGGTCAATTTGGTTGAtagtgttcaagtcttctatatccttactgatttttctttctaCCTATTCTATCACTTACTGAGATGAGTATTGAAATCTCAAACTAGACTTGctcatttatctatttcttctttcagttctgtcagtttttgcttcatgtgttttggagctctgttattaggtgcatatacatttataattgttttatctcCCCACCAGATTAACTCTTTTACCATTATGAAGTGACCTTCTTTGACTATGGTAATATTCCTTTTcttcaagtctattttgtttgatattaatgTAGCCACTCCAACTTTCTTATGCTTACTATTGCAAGGTCTCTCTTTTTCCCCAtcctttttacttttaatctgtctttgtatttaaagtgcATCTCTTAGACAGTGTATAATTgggtctttcattttatctaaccCAATCtcataatctctgccttttgattgaatgtttaatccatttaaatttaatcTAATTGTTGGACTCCTTGATATTGTCCTTGTCTCTGTGCCTCTggagaaatgttcttttttttttttttaatcttttttctttctgtttttttggattggataatttctgttgctctatcttcaagttcatagATTCTTTCTTGCCATTTCAACTCTGCTATTAAGTCAGGCTAGTGAATTTTGGTTATTGTGctcttcagctctagaatttttatttggttctttttttatagtttccatttctctattgAGATTCTCTATCTGTCCATTCATTAATActagatttttctttaattctttacacatatttataactgctttgaagtctttgtctgccAAATCCAACCTCTAGGCCTACTTGGAGTCAGTTTCTATTGAcggctttttttcccctgaggatgAGTTGtacttttcctgtttcttttttctttttttttttttttttttgtgaggaagatcagccctgagctaacatccatgccaatcctcctctgtttgctgaggaagactggccctgagctaacatccattgccaatcctcctcctttttttcccccaaagccccagcagatagttgtgtgtcatagttgcacatctttctagttgctgtatgtgggacgcggcctcagcatggcccgagaagcagtgcgttggtgcgcgcccgggatccgaacccgggccgccagtagcggagctcgggcacttaaccgctaagccactgggccggccccgtttcCTTTCATATccagtaatttttaaattgaaaactggacattgtaGGTAATATGTAGTAGTAACTCTggattgtttttttcctctagaaattgctttgtttttctgaaaactataaagtttTCTTGTTCTAGTAGGCAGTTAACTTGCCTGGACTCAAACTGTAAACTCTGTCTCCCACATGGTGTGCAGCAGCTCATgtctttttcaggtttttttgGCTTCTAACTGCTGCTTTTTCAGCCTGATTCCCTGGGGGTTTCCCCTGTGTCTGTGTAATATAATGGTCACACAAGGATTTGGGCAGTTTATCCTCAGATTTTGGCGCTCATCCTCTTTGTGTTTCCGTTGCTTCTGGAGTTCCTTCTTTAGGTTTCTAGTTGCTCTGCTATCTCCAGGTTTTGCCCTCTGACACCTAAAGCTGGTAAGACGTCTGCTTTCTGCTCCCTGTGCTGTGAGCATGCTATATGCTCAGTCAAAGGTGAAGCACACTTGGAAGTTTCACCATTAGCCATTCTGTCTTCTTAGTGTCATCTTTGGTAACATAGGGATAATTTCTAGGATTGatatgaggattcaatgagataatacaaataaagcacaaaacaaatacccaacaaaatattatcttttcatttctatttttttgttgttactgtttgttttgttggtggcaatgtgatgatgatgattaggTCCGTAAAATGGGGTATGAGTTAATCTGTGAGTTGggcaaagggaggaaaaaagcagATATTGGTAGTTTGTGATAGGAAACTGTGTGATAGGAAATACAATAAAGGGAAGTAACAGCAACAGCAAGAGTTATCATAATTGGTAAGTagtaaattatgatttttaattgCAAACGTTAGGACTTTCTGCTTCCAAGTATATAGATGCAACAACTTTTCATAGATGCAAATTATAAAGATAAAACATCCTTATTTCTTTGCTTACTTTTCCAAATGGAAAGATAACTGGATACATTATGCTTCCAGTTTAGATTAACAATCAGTGCTGCTGTTTTTATAATAAACAAATGTATCAGAGCAGTGGCCTACAGAGTGACTATTTAATAAACCTATTGTGCATCTTTAGTATCTATAGTCAGATTTGGCTATTCATGATTCTGCAAGTTCCACATTGTACATAGAACTGTTTTGTAAACTTTAAAGGCTGTTTTATTATAgtaattttttgttgtggtaaaatatgcacaacaatatttattattttaacgattcataagtgtacaattcagtggcattaaatacattcacaatgttgtgtaaccatcactacTGTACCCCCAAATTTTTCTTCATCCCCAACATAAACTCCATACTCATTAAATAGTaactccccatctcccttctcccagcctctggtaacctctgttctactttctgaCTCTATGAATTTGAATATTCAAGGTgcctaagtggaatcatacaatatttatctttttgtgtccggctcatttcacttagcataatgttttcaaggtacatccatgttgtagcatatatcaaaattgcatttcttttatgggtgaataatatCCATTGTAGGTATATACTATAGTAATTTTAAAAGGTTATTTGGATAGCCATTTTCTGGTAAAATATACCAAATTATGGATTTTAGTGGTAACCTTCTTAAAAAAAGCGTGTAAACAGAATAAGTAAAATCTGGGGATTGTTCGGGGGAAACATTTAAATTTTCAGTATTCAATGTAGATCCCATGCaagtcttaaattaaaaaaaactatcaaaACAACCGTTTGTGATGAAATTGATGTGTGTtctttcttctagatgtttctcCCTGACCAAAATACTCTTCTTCTGAAAAGTTCTCTTCTGGTTTTTCTAGATAACTTTTAGGATGTATATTCTTAATAATATTTTCAACTTGTTGATTTGTATCATGTTTCTTCTAGCTATGCCCTTGGTGGGTTTTCTTCTAACCATTTTTTGATGTTTCTTTGCAGATAGGAGAAAGAATTCGAGTGATCTTGGACATGGAAGATAAGACTTTAGCTTTTGAACGTGGATATGAGTTCCTGGGGGTTGCCTTTAGAGGACTTCCAAAGGCCTGCTTATATCCAGCAGTTTCTGCTGTATATGGCAACACAGAAGTGACTTTGGTTTACCTTGGAAAACCTTTGGATGGATGACAGTGGCTTTCTTGGGGTGAAAGACAGAGTGAAGGAGATACCTACTTGTGGAAAGTAGAATCATGAAGCGACAGTGTCATACATGCATGCCCAAGAAACATCCTGAAAAACACATGAAATTGTTAACTGGAGAAACAGCTTTACAGCCGAGATTATCTTAGTGTTTCCTCTTTCTACTGGGCCAGAAAAATCCTCAGGGTTGCAGTTGGTTGAGTGGGCAGTTGACATATGCATGTTGCAACAGATTTTGTCTCTAAGTTAGCAATGTGTTATTTCCAACTTTTAAGGTGAGATTTTAGAGATGCTATCAAAGGGATAAGATAAGGAAATAGCAAGATTGTTAAGTAGTGTGTTTGTGAAGAAAGACTGATCCTGTTTTACAACTGCCTGTTTTTTCTCCAGACCCTTTTTTCCAGCCAGCTTGACTATTAGAAAAGTATGAAACTGGttggattttatttaatatttttaatatattgagaAGCATGGTCTGCCTGGACTGCACTTCTCTAACAGTGAGATGTAAAATTGTGCAGCTATTTTAAAAGTTGTATATACAATGTGTGTGTAAAAAAAACTGTATAAAAAAACCACAGGACAAAGGAGTTGCTTTGTTCTAGTTCACTTTCTTAAAAACCACTACATGGTACAAAATTAGAATAACATTTAGGGACAATTGGATACAAAGAAGAGGATTTTAAGAGGAGATGTGTTGTATTGGCTGATTTTGTGTTATATTTGGTTTACAGTTTCCATAGCtattacagtctttttttttttttaatgatcaaaATTATTGTAAAGATCTCTCA is part of the Diceros bicornis minor isolate mBicDic1 chromosome 15, mDicBic1.mat.cur, whole genome shotgun sequence genome and harbors:
- the FBXO45 gene encoding F-box/SPRY domain-containing protein 1, with amino-acid sequence MAAPAPGAGAASGGASCSGGGGAGAGSGSGSAGAGGRLPSRVLELVFSYLELSELRSCALVCKHWYRCLHGDENSEVWRSLCARSLAEEALRTDILCNLPSYKAKIRAFQHAFSTNDCSRNVYIKKNGFTLHRNPIAQSTDGARTKIGFSEGRHAWEVWWEGPLGTVAVIGIATKRAPMQCQGYVALLGSDDQSWGWNLVDNNLLHNGEVNGSFPQCNNAPKYQIGERIRVILDMEDKTLAFERGYEFLGVAFRGLPKACLYPAVSAVYGNTEVTLVYLGKPLDG